The Helianthus annuus cultivar XRQ/B chromosome 16, HanXRQr2.0-SUNRISE, whole genome shotgun sequence genome includes a window with the following:
- the LOC110920284 gene encoding uncharacterized protein LOC110920284: MSKRSYNFPSSTSTPGRSVAVDVNGILDRTPLSNISNVIDTGERRRVRKAIIDSKKAKRKSSNKKVGVTLRDKENLSQVSNVTNHLNTPIQLNRSINSTSSLLNITSANNNIDNNHGTSSTPTIYSFNSSIVTPTNPCTTSNKSSLSKLSKGKRKLKHMARDITPIVMVDLDSVDESNEEVFVLDPYKGISSDYLDHGDQDLICQICYAKLWSSEGGKGRITMDKLCYGLCCGYGKVELPVLKDANSEYQQLFHNCDTKSKFFLKNIRRYNSMFSFTSMGGKVDSKINKGNAPFIYRISGQNCHSLGSLRPPNGKQAKFSQLYIYDTENEISNRQSVLGNQLSSRDKELDVEIIEYIRVFLDSHNELVKSYRMVRNHFHENPQANLKLRLIYKRDKDGRTYNLPSTNEIAALIVDDLDPSIDRRDILVETESESTFLIEKV, translated from the exons ATGTCAAAGAGAAGCTATAATTTTCCTTCATCAACATCAACACCCGGTAGATCAGTAGCAGTAGATGTTAACG GTATTTTGGACAGAACCCCCCTTTCAAACATTTCTAATG TAATTGACACCGGAGAAAGGCGTAGAGTTCGAAAAGCAATAATTGATAGTAAAAAGGCAAAGAGAAAATCTTCAAATAAGAAGGTTGGCGTCACCTTACGAGACAAAGAAAACTTATCTCAGGTGTCGAATGTTACGAATCATTTAAATACTCCTATCCAGTTAAATAGAAGTATAAATTCTACGTCATCCTTACTTAATATTACTTCTG caaaTAATAATATAGATAATAATCATGGGACGTCATCTACTCCTACGATTTATTCATTTAATTCAAGTATCGTGACACCTACAAATCCATGTACAACATCCAACAAATCATCACTTAGTAAGTTATCAAAAGGTAAGCGCAAATTGAAGCACATGGCACGTGACATAACCCCAATAGTTATGGTTGATTTGGATTCTGTTGACGAATCCAACGAAGAAGTTTTTGTGTTGGATCCTTATAAAGGAATTTCATCAG ACTATTTAGATCATGGTGACCAGGATCTTATATGTCAGATTTGTTATGCAAAGCTGTGGTCTTCTGAAGGTGGTAAAGGTCGTATAACAATGGATAAACTATGTTATGGTTTGTGTTGTGGATATGGTAAAGTTGAGCTACCAGTATTAAAAGATGCTAATTCTGAGTATCAACAGTTGTTTCATAATTGTGATACGAAAAGCAAGTTCTTCTTGAAGAATATCCGACGTTATAATTCTATGTTCTCTTTTACATCTATGGGTGGAAAGGTTGATTCGAAGATTAACAAGGGTAATGCCCCATTCATATACCGTATTAGTGGTCAAAATTGTCATAGTCTTGGTAGCTTAAGACCTCCTAATGGTAAACAAGCTAAGTTTTCTCAACTATACATATATGATACTGAGAACGAGATTTCTAACAGACAAAGTGTATTGGG GAATCAATTATCTTCTCGTGATAAGGAGTTGGATGTTGAAATAATTGAATACATCAGAGTTTTTTTAGATTCTCATAACGAGTTGGTTAAATCGTACAGAATGGTAAGAAACCACTTTCATGAAAATCCTCAAGCAAACTTGAAGCTCCGTCTAATTTACAAAAGGGACAAAGATGGTAGGACTTATAATCTACCATCCACGAATGAGATCGCTGCACTGATTGTTGATGATTTAGATCCATCAATTGATCGTCGAGACATTTTAGTTGAAACTGAATCTG AATCGACATTCCTCATAGAGAAGGTGtaa
- the LOC110915093 gene encoding uncharacterized protein LOC110915093 isoform X1: MEQTIAPPPPSAVTTTVTNSDSVTSSPRYRNTDSWIEDNSSTAATTAAAAATGGLTKLRLMCSYGGHIVPRPHDKSLCYVGGDTRIVVVDRHTTLSDLTNRLTKTLLRSATSPTTTSFTVKYQLPSEDLDSLISVTTDEDLENMIDEYDRLNSPTDSNKSNRLRLFLFPVKPESVTSIGSLLESSTKSEDWFLNALNGTSSGFSDTSSVNCLLGLEDDISVTEKKDSNINNIIINKGVIGKNMRANNSVQDVQSVPDSPMMETTSSFGSASSSPPVRVNVEDQVKVGGGIEEQFVQMSVQSVQQHVKSQEDVSFVAVSAPAGVPVVSKVAVMENSYRVASEDERSEQGVQLAYIKQQQQFQQKFDLTSPDSVSSDGSLTNPLSRRQPPVTYQDPVAQTQFSSNNVVRTTDPSNIHDQNTRIPIQQPQQVQDSGYVISTPTTQVDPQHPQLHPQPQFIHVPPPQYLHQPSGAVPMASYYQMYPSHSQIRAPHPAVDQHNFVYYMPARQPPQGYNVPLQADPAASAPPSNQVPPPSSLFTAPRAAQTAKTEPSAGVYRTATSSAALPPQLVQVPSSQHPIQPQYVGYSHIHQPPQPVTSGGSGNYVYEFADPSQQRPHIYYAAQPLPPQSAAQYQTMTSTLPVEAQAQAQGGSHLQADNSMKPQQVRTSSQP, encoded by the exons ATGGAGCAAACCATCGCTCCACCGCCTCCCTCCGCCGTCACAACCACCGTCACAAACTCCGACTCCGTCACCTCCTCTCCTCGCTACCGAAACACCGACTCCTGGATAGAAGACAACAGTTCCACGGCGGCGACAacggcggcggcggcggcgacCGGTGGTTTGACCAAACTCCGGCTGATGTGCAGCTACGGCGGCCACATAGTCCCCCGGCCTCACGACAAGTCATTATGTTACGTCGGTGGAGACACACGGATCGTTGTGGTGGACCGGCACACCACACTATCCGACCTCACTAACCGCCTCACCAAAACCTTACTCCGATCGGCCACGTCACCTACAACGACGTCGTTCACAGTAAAATATCAGTTACCGTCTGAAGATCTGGACTCGTTGATCTCCGTCACCACCGATGAAGATTTGGAAAACATGATCGACGAATACGACCGGTTAAATTCACCAACCGATTCTAACAAATCGAACCGGCTCCGGTTGTTTTTGTTTCCGGTTAAACCGGAGTCGGTTACGTCTATCGGATCGCTTCTAGAAAGTTCTACTAAATCGGAGGACTGGTTTCTGAACGCGCTTAACGGTACGTCATCAGGCTTTTCCGATACGTCATCGGTTAATTGTTTGTTAGGGCTTGAAGATGATATTTCTGTTACAGAGAAGAAAGAtagtaatattaataatattattatcaaTAAAGGTGTGATCGGTAAGAATATGAGAGCGAATAATTCGGTACAGGATGTACAGTCGGTTCCGGATTCTCCGATGATGGAAACGACGTCGTCGTTTGGGTCAGCATCGTCGTCTCCGCCGGTTAGGGTTAATGTGGAGGATCAAGTGAAGGTTGGTGGAGGAATTGAAGAGCAATTTGTTCAGATGAGTGTGCAGAGTGTACAGCAACATGTTAAGAGTCAAGAGGATGTGAGTTTTGTGGCGGTAAGTGCTCCGGCGGGTGTGCCGGTTGTTTCGAAGGTTGCGGTTATGGAGAATTCGTATCGTGTGGCGTCGGAAGATGAGAGATCAGAGCAGGGGGTTCAATTAGCATATATTAAGCAGCAACAGCAGTTTCAGCAGAAGTTTGATTTGACTTCACCGGATTCGGTTTCGAG TGATGGTAGTTTAACAAATCCTTTATCTAGACGTCAACCGCCTGTGACTTACCAAGATCCAGTTGCACAAACCCAGTTTTCGAGTAATAACGTTGTTCGAACGACTGATCCGAGTAATATTCATGATCAAAACACTAGGATTCCGATTCAACAACCACAACAGGTTCAAGATTCTGGTTATGTGATTTCAACCCCAACTACCCAAGTTGATCCACAACATCCTCAACTTCACCCGCAACCGCAGTTTATTCACGTTCCACCGCCACAGTACCTCCACCAGCCGTCAGGGGCGGTTCCGATGGCGTCATACTATCAGATGTACCCATCCCATTCACAGATTCGTGCTCCACATCCGGCAGTTGATCAACACAATTTCGTGTATTATATGCCAGCTAGGCAGCCACCGCAAGGTTACAACGTACCATTACAGGCTGATCCCGCTGCTTCTGCACCTCCTAGTAATCAAGTTCCACCGCCGTCTAGCTTGTTCACTGCACCCCGTGCTGCCCAAACCGCTAAAACTGAACCATCAGCAGGTGTGTATCGAACCGCTACGAGTTCTGCTGCGCTGCCACCTCAACTGGTTCAGGTTCCGTCTAGCCAACATCCGATTCAACCTCAGTATGTCGGCTATTCTCACATACATCAACCTCCTCAGCCCGTCACTTCTGGCGGCAGTGGTAATTACGTATACGAGTTCGCTGATCCGTCACAGCAAAGAccgcatatatactatgcagcccAGCCGTTGCCACCTCAATCCGCTGCTCAATATCAAACCATGACCTCAACTTTGCCTGTTGaagctcaagctcaagctcaaggtGGGTCCCATCTTCAGGCGGATAATAGTATGAAACCGCAGCAGGTAAGAACATCATCACAGCCTTGA
- the LOC110915093 gene encoding uncharacterized protein LOC110915093 isoform X2, with protein MEQTIAPPPPSAVTTTVTNSDSVTSSPRYRNTDSWIEDNSSTAATTAAAAATGGLTKLRLMCSYGGHIVPRPHDKSLCYVGGDTRIVVVDRHTTLSDLTNRLTKTLLRSATSPTTTSFTVKYQLPSEDLDSLISVTTDEDLENMIDEYDRLNSPTDSNKSNRLRLFLFPVKPESVTSIGSLLESSTKSEDWFLNALNGVIGKNMRANNSVQDVQSVPDSPMMETTSSFGSASSSPPVRVNVEDQVKVGGGIEEQFVQMSVQSVQQHVKSQEDVSFVAVSAPAGVPVVSKVAVMENSYRVASEDERSEQGVQLAYIKQQQQFQQKFDLTSPDSVSSDGSLTNPLSRRQPPVTYQDPVAQTQFSSNNVVRTTDPSNIHDQNTRIPIQQPQQVQDSGYVISTPTTQVDPQHPQLHPQPQFIHVPPPQYLHQPSGAVPMASYYQMYPSHSQIRAPHPAVDQHNFVYYMPARQPPQGYNVPLQADPAASAPPSNQVPPPSSLFTAPRAAQTAKTEPSAGVYRTATSSAALPPQLVQVPSSQHPIQPQYVGYSHIHQPPQPVTSGGSGNYVYEFADPSQQRPHIYYAAQPLPPQSAAQYQTMTSTLPVEAQAQAQGGSHLQADNSMKPQQVRTSSQP; from the exons ATGGAGCAAACCATCGCTCCACCGCCTCCCTCCGCCGTCACAACCACCGTCACAAACTCCGACTCCGTCACCTCCTCTCCTCGCTACCGAAACACCGACTCCTGGATAGAAGACAACAGTTCCACGGCGGCGACAacggcggcggcggcggcgacCGGTGGTTTGACCAAACTCCGGCTGATGTGCAGCTACGGCGGCCACATAGTCCCCCGGCCTCACGACAAGTCATTATGTTACGTCGGTGGAGACACACGGATCGTTGTGGTGGACCGGCACACCACACTATCCGACCTCACTAACCGCCTCACCAAAACCTTACTCCGATCGGCCACGTCACCTACAACGACGTCGTTCACAGTAAAATATCAGTTACCGTCTGAAGATCTGGACTCGTTGATCTCCGTCACCACCGATGAAGATTTGGAAAACATGATCGACGAATACGACCGGTTAAATTCACCAACCGATTCTAACAAATCGAACCGGCTCCGGTTGTTTTTGTTTCCGGTTAAACCGGAGTCGGTTACGTCTATCGGATCGCTTCTAGAAAGTTCTACTAAATCGGAGGACTGGTTTCTGAACGCGCTTAACG GTGTGATCGGTAAGAATATGAGAGCGAATAATTCGGTACAGGATGTACAGTCGGTTCCGGATTCTCCGATGATGGAAACGACGTCGTCGTTTGGGTCAGCATCGTCGTCTCCGCCGGTTAGGGTTAATGTGGAGGATCAAGTGAAGGTTGGTGGAGGAATTGAAGAGCAATTTGTTCAGATGAGTGTGCAGAGTGTACAGCAACATGTTAAGAGTCAAGAGGATGTGAGTTTTGTGGCGGTAAGTGCTCCGGCGGGTGTGCCGGTTGTTTCGAAGGTTGCGGTTATGGAGAATTCGTATCGTGTGGCGTCGGAAGATGAGAGATCAGAGCAGGGGGTTCAATTAGCATATATTAAGCAGCAACAGCAGTTTCAGCAGAAGTTTGATTTGACTTCACCGGATTCGGTTTCGAG TGATGGTAGTTTAACAAATCCTTTATCTAGACGTCAACCGCCTGTGACTTACCAAGATCCAGTTGCACAAACCCAGTTTTCGAGTAATAACGTTGTTCGAACGACTGATCCGAGTAATATTCATGATCAAAACACTAGGATTCCGATTCAACAACCACAACAGGTTCAAGATTCTGGTTATGTGATTTCAACCCCAACTACCCAAGTTGATCCACAACATCCTCAACTTCACCCGCAACCGCAGTTTATTCACGTTCCACCGCCACAGTACCTCCACCAGCCGTCAGGGGCGGTTCCGATGGCGTCATACTATCAGATGTACCCATCCCATTCACAGATTCGTGCTCCACATCCGGCAGTTGATCAACACAATTTCGTGTATTATATGCCAGCTAGGCAGCCACCGCAAGGTTACAACGTACCATTACAGGCTGATCCCGCTGCTTCTGCACCTCCTAGTAATCAAGTTCCACCGCCGTCTAGCTTGTTCACTGCACCCCGTGCTGCCCAAACCGCTAAAACTGAACCATCAGCAGGTGTGTATCGAACCGCTACGAGTTCTGCTGCGCTGCCACCTCAACTGGTTCAGGTTCCGTCTAGCCAACATCCGATTCAACCTCAGTATGTCGGCTATTCTCACATACATCAACCTCCTCAGCCCGTCACTTCTGGCGGCAGTGGTAATTACGTATACGAGTTCGCTGATCCGTCACAGCAAAGAccgcatatatactatgcagcccAGCCGTTGCCACCTCAATCCGCTGCTCAATATCAAACCATGACCTCAACTTTGCCTGTTGaagctcaagctcaagctcaaggtGGGTCCCATCTTCAGGCGGATAATAGTATGAAACCGCAGCAGGTAAGAACATCATCACAGCCTTGA